The Thermonema lapsum sequence CTTGCTGCCGCCGCAAGATACTTCGGTCTATAGCTCCCAGCATTTCTATAATGTGTTGCGGCAAGCCAACAATTACGACCTGCAGTGGATAGCCGTAATAGATGAAGAAGAAAAACTCATAGGGCTTGTACGCGTACAAGACGCCATCAAGCAGTTTGTGAGCTCCTATGCCATGCAAGAAAAGGGTGCCATTATCTTGTTGTCAATGCCGGCACGCGACTACTCACTTTCTCACATCAGCCGATTGGTGGAAGAAAACAATGCCAAAATCATCAGCGTAAATGTGGGAGTAGATGAAAAAGACCCTCAGCAATTGCTGCTAACCATAAAAATAGACAAGCCCGATGTCAGCCGCATAGTAGCCACCCTCGAACGTTTTAATTACCATGTAGTGGCTACATTTCACTCTACTGAACTGGAGCAAATTGACCGTTCCCGTCTTGAGCTGCTTCTGCGTTATTTAGATATTTAGTGCTAACTTTTGCGCAGCAAGTGATAACAAATCATACAGGCTGTAAGTTATAGCTACTAAATCTTTCATTTTCAAAAGGAAAT is a genomic window containing:
- a CDS encoding CBS domain-containing protein — encoded protein: MIVESLLHIATPHAKLQDSPQAALRLMDELKMEQLPVVDSNGQYVGMLTRKIIEQAADSSSIESLPLLPPQDTSVYSSQHFYNVLRQANNYDLQWIAVIDEEEKLIGLVRVQDAIKQFVSSYAMQEKGAIILLSMPARDYSLSHISRLVEENNAKIISVNVGVDEKDPQQLLLTIKIDKPDVSRIVATLERFNYHVVATFHSTELEQIDRSRLELLLRYLDI